In one Culex quinquefasciatus strain JHB chromosome 2, VPISU_Cqui_1.0_pri_paternal, whole genome shotgun sequence genomic region, the following are encoded:
- the LOC6037822 gene encoding histone H3.1, whose translation MARTKQTARKSTGGKAPRKQLATKAARKSAPATGGVKKPHRFRPGTVALREIRRYQKSTDLLLRKAPFQRLVREVAQDFKTDLRFQSSSVMALQEACEAYLVGLFEDTNLCAIHAKRVTIMPKDIQLARRVRGERD comes from the coding sequence ATGGCTCGTACCAAGCAAACCGCTCGGAAGTCAACTGGTGGCAAGGCCCCGCGCAAGCAACTGGCAACTAAAGCGGCTCGTAAGAGTGCGCCAGCCACGGGAGGAGTTAAGAAGCCCCATCGGTTCCGGCCGGGAACGGTGGCCCTGCGGGAGATTCGCCGCTACCAGAAGTCTACGGATCTGCTGCTGCGCAAGGCGCCCTTTCAGCGTCTGGTGCGTGAGGTGGCCCAGGACTTCAAGACGGATCTTCGCTTCCAGAGCTCGTCGGTGATGGCACTGCAGGAGGCTTGCGAGGCGTACCTGGTCGGGCTGTTCGAGGACACTAATCTGTGCGCGATTCATGCCAAGCGAGTCACGATCATGCCGAAAGACATCCAGCTGGCTCGGCGCGTTCGTGGAGAACGTGATTGA
- the LOC6037823 gene encoding histone H4 produces MTGRGKGGKGLGKGGAKRHRKVLRDNIQGITKPAIRRLARRGGVKRISGLIYEETRGVLKVFLENVIRDAVTYTEHAKRKTVTAMDVVYALKRQGRTLYGFGG; encoded by the coding sequence ATGACTGGACGCGGCAAGGGAGGAAAAGGACTTGGCAAAGGTGGCGCCAAGCGGCATCGCAAGGTTTTACGCGACAACATCCAGGGCATCACCAAGCCGGCCATTCGGCGTTTGGCCCGACGCGGCGGCGTGAAGCGGATTTCCGGACTGATCTACGAGGAGACGCGCGGTGTTCTGAAGGTGTTCCTGGAGAATGTCATCCGAGATGCCGTGACGTACACGGAGCACGCTAAACGCAAGACGGTCACCGCTATGGACGTTGTGTACGCGCTCAAGCGGCAAGGACGTACCCTGTACGGATTCGGCGGATAA
- the LOC6037824 gene encoding histone H2A produces MSGRGKGGKEKAKPKTSSSRAGLQFPVSRIRRFLRKGNYAERIGAGAPVYLAAVLEYLAAEILELGGNAARDNKRSRIIPRHLQLAIRNDEELNQLLTGVTISQGGVVPFIHTVLLPKKTQEKNKQEESSTNN; encoded by the coding sequence ATGTCTGGACGCGGCAAGGGCGGAAAGGAAAAGGCGAAGCCGAAGACGAGCTCCTCTCGTGCTGGGCTGCAGTTTCCCGTCAGCCGAATCCGGCGGTTCCTTCGGAAGGGCAACTACGCCGAACGCATCGGAGCTGGTGCCCCGGTGTATCTGGCAGCCGTGCTGGAGTATCTAGCTGCGGAAATTTTGGAACTCGGAGGAAATGCTGCTCGTGACAACAAACGGTCCCGGATCATTCCACGCCATCTGCAGCTGGCAATTCGAAATGACGAGGAACTGAACCAGCTGCTTACCGGGGTGACCATTTCCCAAGGAGGTGTGGTCCCGTTCATCCACACCGTTTTGCTGCCAAAGAAAACCCAAGAGAAGAACAAGCAGGAGGAATCGTCGACGAACAATTAA